The following nucleotide sequence is from Nocardioides daedukensis.
ACACGAACGGCGCGGACGGCCTGGGCCTCGTGGATGCCGAGAAGGCGTTCAACTCGATTGCCGGAGCCATCTTCATCACCTTCTTCCTCACCCTGACCGTGCTGGCCATTGCCGTCTTCGTGCGCCGCGACTGGCTGCCCGCCAAGGCACAGCAGGTCAACGACTGGTTGAGGATGCCGATGCTCGGCATCGCTGCCGTGGCAGCCACCTCCGCAGTGGCTGGGTTGATCTATCTGCTCGCGATCATCATCGGCGAGGAAGATGCACGATCCTTCGACCAGATCATGCGCCTTCTCGCCGTCCTGCCGGCGCTGGGCCTGCGGCTGGTGTCGCTCGGCGTGTTCTCCAACTTCGGCATCGTCTACAAGTCCGACGGTGACAAGGAAGAGGATCTGGACCGGCTCCCCGACTTCGCCGACGACAACGGTGTCCTGTTCTGGATCGCACCCCTCATCGCCCTGGCCGTCATGGTGGCCGGCGTCTACGCGATCGTGTGGAAGTCGCTCGACAAGTCCAAGATCCTGCGTCACACGCTGGTCTACCTGGGCCTGCTCATCATCGCGATCCCGTTCATGGTGCGCTTCTCCAACGCGCACATCGGTGGGAAGCAGGAGTTCGACGGCGACACCAACAAATATTCTGCCTGGTTCGGGATGGATGCCTTCCAGACGACTGCGTTCTTCTTCCTGTTCTCCATCGTGGTCGCTGCGGCGGTGCTCTTCTTCACCGGCAACCTGGACATCAACTCGCTCAAGGGCAAGGCCCAGGCCATGTCCAACCAGTTCCAGAGCCAGCCCGGTCAGCAGCAGTGGGGCAACCAGCCCCAGGGCGGCCAGTGGGGCAACCAGCCCCCGCAGTACGGCGGTCAGCCCGGTGGTCAGCCCGGTCAGCAGCAGTGGGGCAACCAGCCCCCGCAGCAGGGCGGCCAGCAGCAGTGGGGCAACCAGCCTCCCCAGCAGGGCGGCCAGCAGCAGTGGGGCAACCAGCCTCCCCAGCAGGGCGGCCAGCAGCCCGGTCAGCAGGGATGGCAGCAGCAGCCCCCGAGCGGTGGGCAGCCGCCGTACGGCCAGCAGCCTCCGCAGGGCGGCCAGCCCGGCGGTTGGAACCCCGGCCAGTAGCTCGACACACGCAACGACAGCCGTCGCCCCACGAGGGGGCGGCGGCTGTCGCCGTCCGTGCGTGGCTCAGTCCAGCAGTCGCGCCAGTACGTCGGCTGCCCGACGAACCGCGGCGGCATCCACGTCGAGGTGGGTCACTGCCCGGACCGTGGTGGGCCCGACTGCGGAGACCCAGACACCCTCCTCGCGCGCGGCGGCCACGATCGCGACTGCGTCAGGGACGTCGGCGACGACGATGTTGGTCGCGGATGTTGCGCCGATCGCATCCGCGAGGAGGGCTGCGTTGGCATGGTCCTGCGACAGACGTTCGATGTGGTGATCGAGCGCGTGCAGGCCGGCGGCGGCCAGGATTCCCACCTGCCGCATGCCACCACCCATCCGCTTGCGCCAGATCCGGCTCTCGTCGATCGCGTCCTGCGAGCCGACCACCAGCGAACCGATCGGTGCGCCGAGCCCCTTCGAGAGGCAGACCGCCATCACGTCGCTGGTCCGGCCGTAGTCGGCCAAGGAGGTGCCGGTCGCGACGTGCGCGTTCCAGATCCTGGCTCCGTCAATGTGCACCGCGGCCCCTGCCGAGACGGTGAAGTCCTTCAGCGCCCGCAGGTCCTCGATCGGAATCACCGATCCACCGGCGAAGTTGTGGGTGTTCTCCACGGCAATGGCGGCCGTGGGGACGAAGAACGGCCCCATGTCCGGCGCGAAGAGAGCCTTGATCGCCGGCAGGTCGATCGAGCCGTCGGGCGTGGTCCAGGTGCGCATGGTGAGGCCGGTGTAGGCGGCATGCGCACCGAGCTCGGCGCGGGCGATGTGGGCCCGCGACTCGCACAGCACCTCCTGCCCGACGCCGACGACGGTGCGCACGGCGAGCACGTTGGCCATCGAGCCGGTGGGAGTGAACAGCGCCGCCTGGTGGCCGAACAGATCAGCGACCCGTTCCTCCAGGAGCCGGACCGTCGGGTCCTCGCCATAGACGTCGTCACCGACGTCGGCGGCCTCCATCGCGCTGCGCATCGCAGCGGTGGGCTTGGTCAGGGTGTCACTGCGCAGGTCGACGATCTCGCTCACCCGGCCATCCTGCCGCACCGGACGGATGCCCCCGCCGCTCCCCCTCGAGCCTCCCCCACGTGCCGCGCTGGCCAGAGGGACGGAAGCCCTCAGGCCTTGCGCAACATCTTCGCGACGAGGAAGGCGAGCTCCAGCGACTGCACCCGGTTCAGGCGCGGGTCGCAGACCGACTCGTAGCGGTTGCCCAGGTCGATCTCGGCAAGCTCCTCGCCACCGCCCACACATTCGGTGACGTCATCACCGGTGAGCTCGACGTGCACGCCGCCGGGCCAGGTGCCGACCGCTCGGTGCACGTCGAAGAAGCCCTGGACCTCCTCGATCACGTCGTCGAAGGCGCGGGTCTTGTAGCCCGACGATGCCGTGAACGTGTTGCCGTGCATCGGGTCGCAGACCCAGGCCACGTTGACTCCTGCAGCCGTCACCTTTTCGACCAGGTCCGGCAGGCCCTCGCGGATCTTGCCGGCACCGAAGCGGGTGATGAAGGTGAGCCGACCCTCCTCATTCGTGGGGTTCAACTTGGCCGCCAGGGCCAGCGCGTCGTCCGCGGTCGTGGTCGGGCCGAGCTTCACACCGATCGGGTTCTGGATGCGACTGAGCAGGTCGACGTGCGCGCCGTCGATCTGGCGGGTGCGCTCACCGATCCAGACGAAGTGCGCAGAGACGTCGTACGGCTTCTCGGTCCGCGAGTCGATGCGTGTCATCGCGTGCTCGTATTCCAGCACCAGCGCCTCGTGGCTGGAGTGGAAGTCGACGCGGTGGAACTCGTCCGGGTCGGCGCCGATCGCCTTCATGAAGGTGAGCGCACGCTCGATCTCGTTCGCCATCTGCTCGTAGCGCTGGGCGTGCGGCGACTCGCGCACGAAGTCGTTGTTCCAGGTGTGCACCTGGCGCAGGTCGGCGTAGCCGCCGTTGACGAAGGCGCGGATCAGGTTCAGCGTGGCGGCCGAGGCGTTGTAGACATCGACCAGTCGCTGCGGGTCGGGCGTGCGCGCCTCGAGGGTGAAGTCGAAGCCGTTGACCGCGTCGCCACGATAGGCCGGCAGGGTCACTCCGTCGCGGGTCTCGGTGTCGCTCGAGCGGGGCTTGGCATATTGACCCGCGAGCCGGCCGAGCTTCACCACCGGCACCGAGCCGGAGTAGGTGAGCACGACGGCCATCTGCAGCAGCACGCGCAGCTTGTTGCGGACGTTGTCCGCCGTCACCCCGGCCAGTGTCTCGGCGCAGTCGCCGCCCTGGAGCAGGAAGGCCTCACCGCGGGAGACCGCGGCAAGCTTCAGCTTCAGATCGTCGCACTCGCCGGCGAAGACGAGTGGCGGGGACGTGCGCAGTCGCGCGACCGCACGGTCCACCGCCGCGGGGTCGGGGTACGTCGGCTGCTGTGCAGCGCCCTGCGCGTGGAGTGCTGCGAGATCGGGAATCACGCCTCCAGACTACGACCTACCGCAGCCACCGCCCCAACAGCGCTCTCCCGGCGGACCGGGCCAGCTCACACGTCGCGCGAGACCTCGTCGGTCGGGGCCTTGTCCAGCTTGTTGGCGACGAGGGTGACCACCCACAACACCAGGCCGACGAGCAGCAGACCGCCGGCGACCTGGTACTGGACGGCGTCGCGCTCCGCACCCGGGACGACGACCAGGAAGACGCACAGCAGCCCGGCCAACAGGGGCGTGACCCCTGGCGAGCGGAAGGCATGGCGTCCCGGTGCCGGCGGGTCGTTGCGCAGGATCATGCACGCCACGTTGACGACGGCGAAGACGCACAGCAGCAACAGCGCAGTGGTGCCGGAGAGGTTCTTGACGACGTTGCTGTCGGGATCGCTGCTGACATACCAGAGCAGGACCAGGGCCAGGAAGGTCGAGAAGAGGATGCCGACCCACGGCGTACGTGCCCCGGGCAGGACCTTGCCGAGGGGACTCGGCAGCACCCGCTGGCGGGCCATCCCGTAGAGCAGTCGGCTGGCCATCAGCATGTTGATCAGCGCGGTGTTCGCCACCGCGAAGCAGGCCAGGAACGGGAAGACCCGGTCAATCGGGAAGTCCGGCGCCCCGCGGCTGACTACGTCGAGCAGCGCCCGGCCCTCGGCATCGCCGATGGCCTTCAGCTCACCCGGCGGAATGACCATCACCACCGAGACGGCGACCAGCATGTAGATCACCACCGCGATCCCGAGTCCGGTCAGCATCGTGCGCGGGAAGATTTTCTCCGGGTTCTGGGTCTCCTCCACCATGTTCACGGAGTCCTCGAAGCCCACCATGGCGAAGAAGGCGACGGAGGTCGCCACCGTCACCGCCATGAACATGCCCTTGTCCTGGTAGTCGTGGAAGGCGACCAGCTCGCCCACCCCGGTGCTGCCCTTGGACATCGCATAGAAGCCGACGCCGATCACGATGGCCAGCGCGGCCATCTCGATGACGGTGAGCACGACGTTGAACTTCACGCTCTCGCCCACGCCGCGCAGGTTGATCGCGGCCAGCAGCACCATGAAGCCGAGCGCGACCAGGGTGATCACCCCGTCGGGAACGGTGGTGACCGCGGCGCCGTCGACCTTCTCGTCCCAGATGCCGTTGACCGCCATCCCGCCGAAGAAGTTCTGCGACAGGGTCACGGCCGAGGTCGAGGCACTGGTAATGCCCGAGCAGATCACGGCGAACGCGACGATGAAGGTCACGAGGTGGATGCCGAAGGCCTTGTGCGTGTAG
It contains:
- a CDS encoding amino acid permease, whose translation is MSTSDTEVIDDASGPDGAQLNRVLGPKLLLLFIVGDILGAGIYAVTGTMAAGVGGIVWLPFLLAFAVASLTALSYLELVTKYPQAAGAALYTHKAFGIHLVTFIVAFAVICSGITSASTSAVTLSQNFFGGMAVNGIWDEKVDGAAVTTVPDGVITLVALGFMVLLAAINLRGVGESVKFNVVLTVIEMAALAIVIGVGFYAMSKGSTGVGELVAFHDYQDKGMFMAVTVATSVAFFAMVGFEDSVNMVEETQNPEKIFPRTMLTGLGIAVVIYMLVAVSVVMVIPPGELKAIGDAEGRALLDVVSRGAPDFPIDRVFPFLACFAVANTALINMLMASRLLYGMARQRVLPSPLGKVLPGARTPWVGILFSTFLALVLLWYVSSDPDSNVVKNLSGTTALLLLCVFAVVNVACMILRNDPPAPGRHAFRSPGVTPLLAGLLCVFLVVVPGAERDAVQYQVAGGLLLVGLVLWVVTLVANKLDKAPTDEVSRDV
- a CDS encoding class II 3-deoxy-7-phosphoheptulonate synthase, producing the protein MIPDLAALHAQGAAQQPTYPDPAAVDRAVARLRTSPPLVFAGECDDLKLKLAAVSRGEAFLLQGGDCAETLAGVTADNVRNKLRVLLQMAVVLTYSGSVPVVKLGRLAGQYAKPRSSDTETRDGVTLPAYRGDAVNGFDFTLEARTPDPQRLVDVYNASAATLNLIRAFVNGGYADLRQVHTWNNDFVRESPHAQRYEQMANEIERALTFMKAIGADPDEFHRVDFHSSHEALVLEYEHAMTRIDSRTEKPYDVSAHFVWIGERTRQIDGAHVDLLSRIQNPIGVKLGPTTTADDALALAAKLNPTNEEGRLTFITRFGAGKIREGLPDLVEKVTAAGVNVAWVCDPMHGNTFTASSGYKTRAFDDVIEEVQGFFDVHRAVGTWPGGVHVELTGDDVTECVGGGEELAEIDLGNRYESVCDPRLNRVQSLELAFLVAKMLRKA
- a CDS encoding threonine aldolase family protein; translated protein: MSEIVDLRSDTLTKPTAAMRSAMEAADVGDDVYGEDPTVRLLEERVADLFGHQAALFTPTGSMANVLAVRTVVGVGQEVLCESRAHIARAELGAHAAYTGLTMRTWTTPDGSIDLPAIKALFAPDMGPFFVPTAAIAVENTHNFAGGSVIPIEDLRALKDFTVSAGAAVHIDGARIWNAHVATGTSLADYGRTSDVMAVCLSKGLGAPIGSLVVGSQDAIDESRIWRKRMGGGMRQVGILAAAGLHALDHHIERLSQDHANAALLADAIGATSATNIVVADVPDAVAIVAAAREEGVWVSAVGPTTVRAVTHLDVDAAAVRRAADVLARLLD